From a region of the Blochmannia endosymbiont of Camponotus modoc genome:
- a CDS encoding D-alanine--D-alanine ligase family protein → MSTKLCIGIICGGRSLEHEISLKSAMCIAQFIDKFRFEAMILWIDKKGCWHLKDINFRNLSYHKNDKISIFLQNCPHPFKFHTKNINFLLKFDVIFPVVHGTLGEDGALQGLLCMMNLPFVGSNVLSSSVGMNKDVSKCLLRDAGLSVVPFRTVLAQDQDNIDFDYFVSIFGLPLFVKPSNQGSSIGVSKVTKCEDFNLALNKAFSFSNKILIEPAIIGRELECAVLGNDNPKISVCGEVILSDNNFYTYHDKYVEHKAQIMIPALINDAISDDIRHIALRAFQVLNCSGMARVDFFLGLDNKIFINEVNTLPGFTCDSMYPKLWEVSGLNFQELITKLVELALDLHDKNNYFYHVDGAVFKYFRHERI, encoded by the coding sequence ATGTCTACTAAATTATGCATTGGTATTATTTGTGGGGGTCGTTCTTTAGAACACGAGATTTCATTAAAATCAGCTATGTGTATTGCACAGTTTATTGATAAATTTCGTTTCGAGGCCATGATTTTATGGATAGACAAAAAAGGATGTTGGCATTTGAAAGATATCAACTTCCGTAATTTATCATATCATAAAAATGATAAAATTTCTATTTTTTTACAAAACTGTCCTCATCCATTTAAATTTCATACTAAAAATATAAATTTTTTATTAAAATTTGATGTTATTTTCCCGGTAGTCCATGGAACACTAGGAGAAGATGGTGCTTTGCAAGGTTTATTGTGTATGATGAATTTGCCATTTGTTGGGTCTAATGTTTTGAGCTCATCTGTAGGGATGAATAAAGACGTGTCTAAATGTTTGTTGCGTGATGCGGGTTTATCCGTAGTACCATTTAGAACTGTTTTGGCTCAGGATCAAGATAATATAGATTTTGACTATTTTGTTTCTATCTTTGGATTACCTTTGTTTGTGAAGCCATCAAATCAAGGGTCATCGATAGGAGTATCGAAAGTGACTAAATGTGAAGATTTTAACTTAGCTTTAAACAAAGCTTTCTCTTTTAGTAATAAAATATTAATAGAACCAGCTATTATTGGAAGAGAATTGGAATGCGCGGTATTGGGTAATGATAATCCAAAAATTAGTGTGTGTGGCGAAGTTATATTATCAGATAATAATTTTTATACTTATCATGATAAATATGTGGAACATAAAGCACAGATCATGATACCTGCTTTAATTAATGATGCAATAAGTGACGATATTCGTCATATTGCTTTACGTGCATTTCAGGTGTTAAATTGTTCTGGAATGGCGCGGGTAGATTTTTTTTTAGGTTTGGATAATAAAATTTTTATTAATGAAGTTAATACGTTACCTGGATTTACTTGCGATAGTATGTATCCTAAATTGTGGGAGGTAAGTGGATTAAATTTTCAAGAATTAATTACGAAATTGGTAGAATTAGCGCTAGATCTACATGATAAAAATAATTATTTTTATCATGTAGATGGCGCTGTATTTAAGTATTTTCGGCATGAGAGGATTTGA